Proteins co-encoded in one Pirellulales bacterium genomic window:
- a CDS encoding sigma-70 family RNA polymerase sigma factor: MIDVDDAATRYFERIHRAALIMTGNPWDAEDLAQETFCVLARESHRFSGRSSVYTWLYGILLNLDRRQRRRSGIWRNKLSVLWGNEERRPRQHPAAETRVEVEEWKRSLWGAVATLPDGQREVLVLRFSEQLSYEEIAEVMECPLGTVKSRLHHGLAALRERITGPQAELLRDVPRDVNEVFPRAI, from the coding sequence TTGATCGACGTCGATGACGCCGCGACGCGCTATTTCGAGCGCATCCATCGCGCTGCGCTCATCATGACGGGCAATCCCTGGGACGCCGAGGATCTCGCGCAGGAGACGTTCTGCGTGCTGGCGCGCGAATCGCATCGCTTCAGTGGCCGCAGCAGCGTCTACACGTGGCTGTACGGCATCTTGCTGAATCTCGATCGTCGTCAGCGCCGACGCAGCGGTATCTGGCGCAACAAGCTGAGCGTGCTGTGGGGCAACGAAGAGCGCCGGCCGCGCCAGCATCCGGCTGCCGAGACCCGGGTCGAAGTCGAGGAATGGAAACGGAGCCTGTGGGGCGCCGTGGCCACCTTGCCCGACGGGCAGCGCGAAGTGCTCGTCTTGCGGTTCAGCGAACAATTGAGCTACGAAGAGATCGCCGAAGTCATGGAATGTCCGCTGGGAACGGTAAAGTCCCGCCTTCATCATGGATTGGCCGCCCTGCGCGAACGAATCACCGGCCCGCAGGCCGAATTACTGCGCGACGTGCCGCGCGACGTGAACGAGGTATTTCCCCGTGCGATATGA
- a CDS encoding serine protease has protein sequence MRWQILGVSFASVLLSFGSDRMLATELPTAEIAEQLSANTVTVRAMADVPAEEIGGGPAGAGQAARTFTSNGTTVETQAENGLASRLVVVGPDGQPRAVVASQNLVHALNRIPEVSVGSGVALEEGLIVTMLASPLPSKVRVTLPDGSQADAEPRVFDSYTGLCLLQVADARLPGLPVSGEIPRVGSAVMTAAASGTERALVSQGVLSGVDRLADAKLPPLLQSDVRTAETSHGAGLVDDEGRLIGILVTTEIGEERTGWCYALPTSHVTRLTKAVVPGELVMLEHQRPTIGLKLSTDPQGAGVRVLEAFDGLPAREAGIEDGDLLTTIEDQPVRHAHQVQTQVLKRAPGDHLSVGYERAGEKRQADVTLGAAGMSQQMQNQVLDQAAPRAQSPDESAQRSRFGPQLKVQRIAPNQLEIRNSARGLNTTVLQNQNAPEGTPPASDGEVGQRLRNLQALVETLQAELARRAQAESESAERLNSLNAEVERLRELLDAGPQKPE, from the coding sequence ATGCGGTGGCAGATTCTTGGAGTTTCATTCGCCAGCGTGCTGCTGTCCTTCGGCAGTGACCGCATGCTGGCGACCGAGTTGCCCACGGCCGAGATTGCCGAGCAACTCTCGGCGAACACCGTCACCGTGCGGGCTATGGCCGACGTGCCCGCGGAAGAGATCGGAGGAGGTCCGGCCGGCGCCGGTCAGGCAGCCAGGACCTTCACCTCGAACGGGACAACCGTCGAGACACAAGCCGAGAACGGGCTTGCCTCTCGGCTCGTGGTCGTGGGGCCCGATGGTCAGCCACGTGCGGTGGTCGCATCGCAGAATCTCGTCCATGCGCTGAACAGAATTCCCGAGGTCTCGGTCGGTTCGGGCGTGGCGCTCGAAGAGGGATTGATCGTCACGATGCTCGCGTCGCCACTCCCCTCGAAGGTGCGAGTCACCTTGCCCGACGGCTCGCAGGCCGACGCCGAGCCGCGCGTCTTCGATAGCTACACGGGCCTTTGCCTGTTGCAGGTAGCCGATGCCAGGTTGCCCGGCCTGCCCGTGAGTGGCGAGATTCCACGTGTCGGCTCCGCGGTAATGACCGCTGCCGCCAGTGGCACCGAGAGAGCGCTCGTCTCGCAGGGCGTTTTGAGCGGCGTCGACCGACTGGCCGATGCCAAGCTGCCACCGCTATTGCAGTCGGACGTTCGCACGGCCGAAACCTCGCATGGGGCAGGTTTGGTCGATGACGAAGGGCGTTTGATCGGCATCCTCGTCACCACCGAGATCGGCGAAGAACGAACCGGTTGGTGCTACGCGCTCCCCACCTCGCATGTGACCCGACTAACGAAGGCCGTCGTACCCGGAGAGTTGGTCATGCTCGAGCATCAGCGTCCGACGATCGGGCTGAAGTTGTCGACCGATCCGCAGGGGGCCGGAGTACGGGTGCTCGAAGCCTTCGACGGCTTGCCGGCACGCGAGGCCGGGATCGAGGATGGCGATCTGCTCACCACGATCGAAGATCAACCCGTGCGCCACGCGCATCAGGTGCAGACACAGGTTCTCAAGCGGGCACCGGGCGATCATCTCTCGGTCGGCTACGAGCGCGCGGGAGAGAAACGCCAGGCGGACGTCACGCTTGGCGCGGCGGGTATGAGCCAGCAGATGCAGAACCAGGTGCTCGATCAGGCGGCGCCTCGTGCGCAGTCGCCAGACGAGTCGGCGCAGCGTTCGCGGTTCGGTCCGCAACTCAAGGTGCAACGCATCGCGCCGAATCAGCTCGAGATTCGCAACTCGGCCCGTGGATTGAACACTACGGTATTACAGAACCAGAACGCTCCGGAGGGGACGCCCCCCGCCAGCGACGGCGAGGTTGGCCAGCGGCTGCGCAACCTGCAGGCTCTTGTCGAGACGTTGCAAGCCGAGCTGGCACGCCGTGCCCAGGCCGAGTCCGAATCGGCCGAGCGACTAAACTCGCTCAATGCAGAAGTTGAACGACTTCGCGAGCTGCTCGACGCGGGGCCGCAGAAGCCGGAATAG
- the mnmA gene encoding tRNA 2-thiouridine(34) synthase MnmA: MARVVLAMSGGVDSSVAACLLRDAGHEVIGLFMRHGEPAPVACAIKNESFPADAKLGALPIVNPNMHKQGCCSAADADDARRVAERLGIVFYALNFESEFEQIIDYFVDEYSSGRTPNPCVMCNNWLKFGRICDYADSIGADYVATGHYAQLTPPASDDDFPALRRGFDGTKDQSYVLFGLDRGVLPRLLFPVGGYRKERIRELAHEFNLRVAAKRDSQEICFVPDNDHATFVRRRRGAEDLSGEIVLADGTVVGRHEGLEGFTIGQRKGLGVALGERRFVLRIERDTRRVVIGTRDELARGAFTAERANWLIDEPSEPLHCDVQIRYNSVATPATVLPLGKGRFRVEFDEPRHGIAPGQAAVCYHGDHVLGGGWIE, encoded by the coding sequence ATGGCACGCGTCGTTCTGGCAATGTCGGGGGGAGTCGACAGCAGCGTCGCCGCCTGCCTGCTGCGCGATGCCGGGCATGAGGTGATCGGCCTCTTCATGCGGCACGGCGAGCCCGCCCCGGTCGCCTGTGCGATCAAGAACGAGTCATTTCCGGCCGACGCGAAGCTCGGCGCGCTGCCGATCGTCAATCCGAACATGCACAAGCAGGGCTGTTGTAGCGCCGCCGACGCCGACGATGCACGCCGCGTCGCCGAACGGTTGGGCATCGTTTTCTACGCGCTCAACTTCGAGTCGGAGTTCGAGCAGATCATCGACTACTTTGTCGACGAGTACAGCTCGGGCCGCACGCCGAATCCCTGCGTCATGTGCAACAACTGGCTCAAGTTCGGCCGTATCTGCGACTACGCCGACAGTATCGGCGCCGACTATGTCGCCACGGGGCATTACGCGCAGCTCACGCCGCCGGCCAGCGACGATGACTTTCCGGCGCTGCGGCGCGGGTTCGATGGCACGAAGGATCAGTCGTACGTGCTGTTCGGGCTCGATCGCGGCGTGCTGCCGCGGCTCCTCTTCCCGGTCGGCGGTTATCGCAAGGAGCGCATTCGCGAGCTGGCGCACGAGTTCAACCTGCGCGTGGCGGCCAAGCGCGACAGCCAGGAAATCTGCTTCGTGCCCGACAACGACCATGCCACCTTCGTGCGTCGCCGCCGCGGAGCCGAGGATCTCTCGGGCGAGATCGTCCTGGCCGATGGTACGGTGGTCGGTCGCCACGAAGGGCTCGAGGGGTTCACCATCGGCCAGCGCAAGGGGCTGGGCGTGGCCCTGGGGGAGCGCCGCTTCGTCTTGCGCATCGAGCGCGACACCCGCCGCGTGGTGATCGGCACGCGCGACGAGTTGGCTCGCGGCGCGTTCACCGCCGAGCGCGCGAACTGGCTGATCGATGAGCCGAGCGAGCCGCTGCACTGCGACGTGCAGATTCGCTACAACAGCGTGGCCACGCCGGCCACCGTCCTTCCACTCGGCAAAGGCCGCTTCCGCGTCGAGTTCGACGAGCCGCGACACGGCATTGCCCCCGGCCAGGCCGCCGTCTGCTACCACGGCGACCACGTCCTTGGCGGCGGCTGGATCGAGTAG